A DNA window from Pungitius pungitius chromosome 1, fPunPun2.1, whole genome shotgun sequence contains the following coding sequences:
- the hacd4 gene encoding very-long-chain (3R)-3-hydroxyacyl-CoA dehydratase 4: MKGEKGDLRGRMLSFRLAYIFSYNLFQFCGHTWILANTIARFLTFGEDALADTFYSVGLVMSLCQLLSILELFHIADGIEKARLLPRFIQVMEKNFLLIMVIMLEIERKPVVCAQLFLWNILDLLRYPHELLCLMGRPSIPMVWTRYTLCIPLYILSVATEGVTIYQALPYMEPTAPNCSSSNSTASTPTRLPLVLMVYLPVLALGASVTVWQLLEERHHHLEKWNNKLKRK; the protein is encoded by the exons atgaaaggagaaaagggagacctCAGAGGGAGAAT GCTCAGTTTCAGACTTGCCTACATTTTCTCATATAACCTGTTCCAGTTCTGCGGACACACATGGATCCTGGCTAATACAATAGCCAGGTTTCTCACATTTGGTGAAG ATGCCTTAGCAGACACATTTTACTCTGTTGGCCTTGTGATGAGTCTGTGCCAGCTGCTCTCCATCCTGGAGCTTTTTCATATCGCAGATGGGATTGAGAAAGCCAGACTCCTCCCTCGCTTCATCCAA GTTATGGAGAAGAACTTCCTGCTGATCATGGTCATCATGCTGGAGATAGAGCGTAAACCAGTGGTGTGTGCCCAGCTCTTCCTGTGGAATATTCTGGACCTCCTACG GTACCCTCATGAGCTGCTGTGTTTAATGGGCAGACCCTCCATCCCCATGGTGTGGACCCGCTACACACTCTGCATCCCCTTGTATATCCTGTCAGTGGCCACTGAAG gTGTCACCATATACCAGGCCCTGCCTTACATGGAGCCAACAGCACCAAACTGTTCCTCTTCGAATTCTACAGCGTCGACCCCCACCCGCCTCCCCTTGGTCCTGATGGTGTACCTGCCCGTCCTGGCTCTTG GGGCCTCAGTGACCGTCTGGCAACTGCTGGAAGAGAGACACCACCACCTTGAGAAATGGAACAACAAGTTAAAACGGAAATGA
- the c1h4orf54 gene encoding uncharacterized protein C4orf54 homolog — protein MKTEQTCVETPATLREPKDVLQKEAHREEEDPQKQDEANYVHLELMDVNLCGTNPEKDSGFGQNKDHMPVLVNSSNDGGLRATEAAKEVVIKTNTETKTKNDSEVRKYVEGVNGGPSDLSNLNAKSKGCFKSGVEGELAITQPEVSKIEDNKNPPTCEGLHSIDNYLSGRSDEDSEEEDDDVCSVLCDDCVPCVTEDESHYITTHEIQLLELSDHEQDFDLAGGSSASWEIEDDNQVYSFVDYASSNGGGAAGERGDAAQPRSTAATAAVSSQLESDPIDEAKFTSSDESVSKHLQQQQQRSGNSSGQIHLSIRTTSRAINDPGSIQQRGGILYHTRRSGDTSRYVLRGVDGKAETLCDRAKCFIAAPGRLHFGRRLTGKEVTGYSSGASSAVSSLDEADTEVRNLTAKAFKSLAYPYFESINFSTSSESSASEQGINSWATFVDLKYGNVNMARGLDQSVLSHQNSAASFEIAKDIENIGCKGVALASIKPPSSKIFTINGEPHGTSSSKQIQLTGEFSQSHGGVIRLTETLNFRCNVKSGMSGGERLSKFAQNSAGSRSTDAVTNRMPSGQRRGASKSPSETMEDTHKKAVFASSLIKNVISKKMQFEKERKMERGEISERHPTPSPCFAHQESDGHGEKGSKELRRQSSKFSESSAEYAIMYVDDFGDLLDSGSCETRSDSRRQDAAAPAPQTHLEPAHNAWIAAKEGELDASKSTLPRSQNSAFRCWRDEELEFQKDRKNDKTPVKLHPADGKESEGEQHSAGSGKLTKMSRLFVPSIQLLSGEGEAAQQLRNRKDSSHWDGGEVKRSNGTLHVAGSAVAATSKSPEIKINLRSVRDNQMYPFGVSKLRAPNIGCNAAGLFGTDDFKRQALAAALKGESSDKVPHFMVRDIRDNKAKLQTPIHQVRDVRKLVKSSYHFVSLDNNENKSVSHSAPKKQTSYRNCNAVSPIMIKCQSVNTNNGKHSENLTDSSKEEPFDANRLTPEGAKKAQPQSAGGRAPMGDTSDPSVGVIGLTIESRAASTKQDNESKITNQGALAKLQAAVKTMEQLYKFEKNEWKRKTEPHLLTDSHVLSLIAGEEHGGLENDGQKAATERAARTGSCQNNDNNSPALGVSPGTASLLQREDKDPSRFLQHPGSREDGLVARSIEAVGDRNTSKAITQTNFSNKSFLPKSPKLPVSLKVSRTKPSGNEGAKSKEVERSTQELFGVSADNENYLTIPAQSRISSNRQVPSADKTTVYNHTHPTTPSGHLGSGARGFDNTGSSLVMDTGLPENPPATIYHSLPLGMSTNQPRMFCFSPAIGPSPTVDPFQVTQRKMLLDPTTGSYYLVDTPVQPASRRLFDPETGQYVDVPMPQPSMTPVPLPISPLALSPGAYGHTYMIYPGFMPTPSMIPARALAQSQMSMQSEAEGGGKAATQQAEGRYVESPFYMATEKSPVQAGYGAHPPAATNRPPQGFHSIRQPVISITSQQGPRIIAPPSFDGTTMSFVVEHR, from the coding sequence ATGAAGACAGAGCAAACCTGTGTGGAGACACCGGCGACTCTCCGGGAgcccaaagacgtgctccaaaaAGAGGCGCACAGGGAAGAGGAGGACCCGCAGAAACAGGACGAAGCAAATTACGTTCATTTGGAATTAATGGACGTCAACTTATGCGGGACAAACCCGGAAAAAGACTCCGGCTTTGGCCAAAACAAAGACCACATGCCTGTCCTCGTCAACAGCAGCAACGACGGAGGTCTGCGCGCAACGGAAGCGGCCAAGGAGGTGGTGATTAAAACCAACACTGAAACTAAGACAAAAAATGATTCTGAAGTTAGAAAATATGTAGAGGGTGTCAACGGGGGTCCATCTGATCTATCAAATCTTAATGCAAAGTCGAAGGGTTGCTTCAAATCAGGCGTCGAAGGTGAGCTCGCGATAACGCAGCCGGAGGTGTCCAAAATAGAAGACAACAAAAACCCTCCAACATGTGAGGGATTACACAGTATTGATAACTATCTGAGCGGGAGAAGTGATGAGGATAGTGAAGAAGAGGACGATGATGTCTGTTCCGTGCTTTGCGACGACTGCGTCCCGTGCGTAACGGAGGATGAGTCCCATTATATCACCACGCACGAGATCCAGCTCCTGGAGCTCTCTGATCACGAGCAGGACTTCGATCTCGCTGGCGGCTCCTCCGCCAGCTGGGAGATCGAGGACGACAACCAGGTGTACTCGTTTGTCGACTACGCCTCGTCTAACGGCGGTGGGGCggcgggggagagaggggacgcCGCACAGCCTCGCTCAACGGCCGCGACAGCAGCAGTCAGCAGTCAGCTGGAAAGTGATCCCATCGATGAGGCCAAATTCACCAGCTCAGATGAGAGTGTGTCAaagcacctgcagcagcagcagcagcgcagtGGCAACAGTTCGGGACAGatccacctgtcaatcagaacCACGTCTCGAGCTATAAATGACCCTGGCAGCATCCAACAACGGGGGGGAATTCTTTATCATACCAGGCGCTCCGGGGATACGAGTCGCTACGTGTTGAGGGGGGTTGATGGGAAGGCAGAGACGTTGTGTGACAGGGCGAAGTGTTTCATAGCCGCGCCCGGACGCTTGCACTTTGGCCGCAGATTGACAGGCAAAGAGGTCACCGGGTATTCCAGCGGTGCGTCCAGCGCTGTCAGCTCGCTGGATGAGGCTGACACGGAGGTACGCAACCTGACAGCCAAAGCCTTCAAGAGCCTGGCGTACCCCTACTTTGAATCCATCAATTTCAGCACCTCTAGTGAGTCTTCGGCATCAGAGCAAGGGATAAACAGTTGGGCTACGTTTGTTGACCTGAAATATGGCAATGTGAACATGGCACGGGGTCTGGACCAAAGTGTGCTTTCCCATCAAAACTCTGCAGCCTCGTTTGAAATAGCAAAGGATATAGAAAATATAGGCTGTAAGGGCGTCGCTCTGGCGAGCATCAAACCGCCATCCAGCAAGATATTCACTATAAATGGCGAACCCCACGGCACGTCGTCATCAAAGCAAATCCAGCTGACCGGGGAATTCAGTCAGAGCCACGGCGGAGTGATTAGACTCACGGAGACTCTGAATTTCCGTTGCAATGTCAAATCAGGAATGTCTGGTGGAGAAAGGCTCTCTAAGTTTGCACAAAACTCTGCAGGATCACGTTCCACAGATGCGGTTACCAACAGGATGCCAAGTGGCCAGAGGAGAGGGGCCAGCAAGTCGCCTTCTGAAACCATGGAAGACACGCACAAGAAAGCGGTATTCGCCTCGAGCctgattaaaaatgttatttctaaGAAGATGCAGTTCGAGAAGGAGCGCAAGATGGAACGAGGGGAGATTAGCGAGCGGCATCCAACGCCCTCGCCGTGCTTCGCGCACCAGGAGAGCGACGGCCACGGGGAGAAGGGGAGCAAGGAGCTGCGCAGACAGAGCTCCAAGTTTTCCGAGAGCAGCGCCGAGTACGCAATCATGTACGTGGATGACTTCGGGGACCTCTTGGACAGCGGCTCGTGTGAAACCAGGAGCGACTCCCGGAGACAAGACGCGGCCGCTCCCGCGCCTCAAACTCATTTGGAACCGGCCCACAACGCTTGGATCGCAGCTAAAGAAGGCGAGTTGGACGCGTCCAAAAGCACGCTCCCTCGCAGCCAAAATAGCGCCTTCAGGTGCTGGCGGGACGAGGAGCTAGAGTTTCAAAAGGATCGTAAAAACGACAAAACTCCCGTGAAGTTGCACCCGGCTGACggaaaagagagcgagggggagcAGCACTCCGCGGGAAGCGGCAAACTGACGAAAATGTCACGTTTGTTTGTGCCAAGTATCCAACTGCTATCTGGTGAGGGAGAAGCCGCACAGCAGCTGCGGAACAGAAAGGATTCGTCACATTGGGACGGAGGAGAGGTCAAACGCTCCAACGGCACGTTGCACGTCGCAGGCTCCGCGGTGGCGGCAACGTCTAAATCTCCTgaaattaaaattaatttaaggAGCGTCAGAGACAATCAAATGTATCCTTTCGGCGTTTCGAAACTACGCGCTCCCAATATAGGCTGCAACGCCGCGGGCCTCTTCGGGACGGATGATTTCAAACGCCAGGCGCTGGCTGCTGCTCTGAAAGGTGAGTCTTCAGACAAAGTGCCGCACTTCATGGTCAGAGACATCCGAGATAACAAAGCGAAGCTGCAGACGCCCATCCACCAAGTGAGAGACGTGCGCAAACTGGTGAAAAGTTCCTATCACTTTGTCTCCTTGGACAACAACGAAAATAAATCCGTTAGCCACTCGGCGCCAAAGAAGCAAACGTCCTATCGGAATTGCAATGCCGTGTCCCCTATAATGATCAAATGTCAGTCTGTGAATACAAATAACGGGAAACATTCTGAAAATCTTACCGACTCGTCTAAAGAGGAGCCGTTTGACGCAAACAGGTTGACTCCAGAGGGCGCTAAAAAGGCTCAGCCGCAAAGTGCAGGTGGGAGAGCACCCATGGGCGACACCAGTGACCCCTCAGTTGGAGTCATTGGGTTGACAATTGAAAGCCGAGCAGCATCAACAAAGCAGGACAACGAGTCAAAGATCACTAACCAGGGGGCTTTGGCAAAACTGCAGGCTGCGGTGAAAACCATGGAGCAGCTGtataaatttgaaaaaaatgaatggaaaaggaAGACTGAGCCTCATCTCCTGACAGACAGCCACGTGCTCTCATTGATTGCTGGTGAGGAGCACGGAGGACTTGAGAACGACGGCCAGAAAGCGGCAACGGAGAGAGCGGCCAGAACAGGCTCCTGccaaaacaatgacaataacTCACCAGCATTGGGGGTGTCCCCTGGCACCGCCAGCCTGCTGCAGCGAGAGGACAAAGACCCCTCCAGGTTCCTCCAGCATCCCGGCAGCCGCGAGGACGGGCTCGTCGCGAGGTCAATTGAAGCTGTGGGTGACAGAAACACGTCAAAAGCCATCACTCAAACTAATTTCAGCAACAAAAGCTTCCTCCCCAAGTCCCCCAAATTGCCTGTGTCCCTAAAAGTCAGCCGGACGAAGCCAAGTGGGAATGAAGGAGCCAAATCAAAGGAGGTTGAGAGGTCCACACAAGAGCTCTTCGGTGTATCAGCTGACAACGAGAACTACCTAACCATTCCTGCTCAGTCTCGAATCAGCAGCAACAGACAAGTCCCATCTGCTGATAAAACAACTGTGTACAACCACACACACCCAACCACACCTTCAGGTCATTTGGGTTCCGGTGCACGGGGATTTGACAACACAGGATCCAGCCTTGTGATGGACACAGGCTTACCCGAGAATCCTCCTGCTACCATCTACCACTCTTTGCCATTGGGAATGTCCACCAATCAGCCGCGGATGTTTTGCTTCTCTCCTGCGATCGGCCCCTCTCCCACCGTGGACCCCTTCCAAGTCACGCAGAGAAAGATGCTCCTGGATCCCACCACCGGGAGCTACTACCTGGTGGACACTCCTGTTCAGCCCGCCAGCAGGCGCCTCTTTGACCCCGAAACAGGCCAGTATGTGGACGTGCCCATGCCACAACCTTCCATGACCCCGGTGCCCTTGCCCATCTCACCTTTGGCCCTCAGTCCAGGAGCGTACGGACACACCTACATGATCTACCCGGGCTTCATGCCGACTCCTTCCATGATCCCAGCCCGGGCGCTGGCGCAGTCGCAGATGTCGATGCAGTCCGAAGCGGAGGGCGGAGGGAAAGCCGCGACACAGCAGGCCGAAGGCAGGTACGTGGAGAGTCCCTTCTACATGGCCACAGAAAAGTCTCCTGTGCAGGCGGGCTACGGGGCTCATCCGCCGGCCGCCACAAACAGGCCGCCGCAGGGTTTCCACAGCATCAGGCAGCCGGTCATCAGCATCACCTCGCAGCAGGGGCCGCGGATCATTGCTCCGCCCTCATTCGACGGGACCACGATGAGCTTCGTGGTGGAGCACAGGTGA
- the trmt10a gene encoding RNA (guanine-9-)-methyltransferase domain-containing protein 2: protein MANDSAKSEASAQQEGDDGGVRSSSQTPSGDGENQTPISKRQMKKLLKQQKWEDERELRKKKRKERKQQRREGGGGGEAQNARKRLRRELTPSSLRLVVDCSFDSLMLIKDIRKLHRQVQRCYAENRRALHPVQFYLTSLGGQLKQCLDEKDKGWVNWKDITIKTEHYSEVVAQEELVYLTSDSPNVLEELDHKKAYVIGGLVDHNHHKGITFERAKELGIDHAQLPLSNFVKMNSRKVLAVNHVFEIVLAYIEKSSWREAFFTVLPQRKGAVAVSQDTTTILAKEEEDSGSDPETPEQTEERT from the exons ATGGCTAATGACAGCGCAAAGAGTGAAGCTTCGGCCCAGCAGGAGGGGGATGATGGAGGGGTCAGGAGCAGTAGCCAGACTCCCAGCGGTGACGGAGAAAACCAAACTCCAATCTCCAAAAGGCAAATGAAGAAGCTTCTGAAGCAGCAGAAATGGGAGGACGAGAGGGAACTACGGAA GAAAAAAcggaaggagaggaagcagcagcgacgagaaggaggaggtggaggagaggcccAGAACGCCAGGAAACGTCTACGCAGAGAGTTGACGCCCAGTTCACTGAGGCTCGTAGTAGACTGCAGCTTCGACAGTCTCATGCTCATTAAG GATATCCGGAAGCTTCACAGACAGGTCCAGCGATGCTATGCTGAGAACAGACGAGCCTTGCATCCGGTGCAG TTTTATCTGACAAGCCTTGGGGGACAGCTGAAACAGTGCTTGGACGAAAAGGACAAAGGATGGGTCAACTGGAAG GACATCACCATTAAAACGGAACACTACAGTGAAGTTGTGGCACAGGAGGAACTGGTGTACCTGACGTCAGACTCTCCCAATGTGCTGGAAGAGCTGGACCACAAAAAGGCCTATGTGATAGGAGGCCTGGTGGACCACAATCACCACAAG GGCATCACGTTTGAGAGGGCAAAGGAGCTGGGGATTGATCACGCTCAGCTTCCCTTGAGCAattttgtcaaaatgaacaGTCGGAAGGTTCTGGCAGTTAACCATG TGTTTGAGATCGTCCTGGCCTACATAGAGAAGAGCAGCTGGCGGGAGGCCTTCTTCACCGTGCTGCCTCAAAGGAAAGGAGCGGTGGCTGTCAGTCAGGACACAACAACTATTCTagcaaaagaagaggaagattcCGGCTCTGACCCCGAGACACCAGAGCAGACTGAGGAAAGAACATAA